DNA sequence from the Salvelinus alpinus chromosome 7, SLU_Salpinus.1, whole genome shotgun sequence genome:
GCTGAGTCTCATTACTATCATATAGCTACATTCTCTGGTAatgtcccaaatcgcaccctattccctatatagtgcactacctttgagcaGGGCtggtgaactatatagggaataggttgctgtGGTTCTGTGAGGCCTACAGCCAGGAGAGCTGCTCCTTAACACCGCAGACAAAGTCCAGCTTATAACATGGGCTGTGAGATGTCTAGATTAGTCTGGAAGATTAAACTACAccattcctctctcccctcctcctccctccccactcGGCAGCTTCACATTCTCATCAGTTAAAGTAATGAGCAGTGGTGTGGTGATGATAGGAGCCATGAGCTAGCCAGAGTAAAGTTATTGCTGTATTATGACCAAGCAAAATGAATGGTGGTTTCTGTTTCCGACTGGGGGAAAAATGTAATGGAATTTCCAGTATGCCATTTTTGACGAGGGGTTTATTACAGGAAATATAGGTTAATGTTGTGAGTTGTGACATGACGTGTTCTAGTGTGTTGGTTTTCACAAATGGGCTTGTGTTTAGTACCAATATTGTCCCTTCAGGTGACTCAACTTCCTCAGAACCCTCAACAGTTAACACCACAACCCCAAGGCTAGTAGAAATAGCAATCATGATCCAATTCAGGTTATTCCAAACACATAATGCGGCATCAGAACATTGACAGTGAATAAAGTAGGTGTAGTATGAATCATCCTGCTGCTATTTGACAAGTCCTGTGGGGCTGTGGATGTGTACACACACTGTCCCTGGCAATGTTACTCAACAACAAGTCCCATCGCCACCAAACAGATTATAGTGGTGCTCCTGTTGAGACTGACCTGGACAATGGGAGCATTGAGTTGGTCCTTCACATTCCAACACAGGCTCTCCAGCCTCCTCGCACCCTCCAGCACCGAACACTCCGCCCACTCCCAGAATGCATTCGGCTCCAGGGAGCTGCATTCGGCTCCAGGGAGCTGTAAAGAGACATGTTAAACAAAGTAAGATGAGACAAATAGTCAAGTTTAACCTCAGCGACATCTCTGCTTTTTGCTCCCACTAAAATCTGATTCTAAAAGTAGTAACAAATACATAAGCAATCTGCTACTTAACTAATGTAGCCTTTAGGATCATAGAGAAAAATAGGCATTTGTCTGTACCTCCACAATAAACATGCTAGTCATCCCCTCTACTCCAGTACTGTATTATTGTGTACCTGTTGGGTGAAACCCTGGAAGAGCTGCTCCATGTCTGCAGCCAGGTCCTTGTGCAGGCAGCTGAAAGCCCCCAGCATGCCCCAGAGCAGGGTGAGGGCCAGGCCGTTGAACCGGGGCAGCtcgttgaggagcagggtgttgATGGTCTTATAGGTGTTAGCCACCGCCTGCTCATCGTAGCTCAGACTGGGCTTCTCTTCGATCAGCTCGTAGTCCAGCAGCTTGTCCAGACGCTTACTGATCAGGTTACGAGGCCCCGCCAGGAGCTCTCTCAGGGCACAGAGGGGCTTGTGGACCAAAGTCCTCATCCTCTTctcctggagagggagagggggatggggatagagggatgagtgGGGGAGGGGAGATACAAGTGTGAGGTCCAGACAGCGTAATCTGAAGCCTGAAGGACAGGGCTGACAAGAAGGAAAGTGAATAGGCATAAGTATTTTTCTGATGCCTATTtttgtaacataacaacatggtaCTGTAGTTTAACTTACAAATGTAGGAAGTATCCATTGTCTCAGTGCTGTTATGATTTCTTTGTAGCATATAGCAGGCTTCTCACCATCCATGTCAAGATCAAACTCCTCCGGTCGACAGCTAAGAAACCTCTGGAATATAACGATGGAAGGAAAGTTACAACATGAACTAGAATTAGACATGGGGGGAAACGTAAACACAAATCTGTGTGGCAGTGTCAGTAATGCATGGTCTATGAGCGGCAGTGGTGGCTGTGGTTGTTGGCAGTAGGGAGGGACTGCATTCACATATTAGGTGGGGCAGTGAGTAGCAGGCGGAATACTTTAAACTGATTTTCTTACAGTTACATTGCCTCTAAATTGTCAACTGCTCACCGCTGAagaataaaaaaaagtatttcaGATCAGAGCTGTAGCCATTCTTTAGTGGAAGAGGATGCCAAGCCAGAAGTGAATGCTAAGGGATTGTGCACTAATTATACGTTGAGCGGAAAGCCACACATAAACAAAGTGATTCCAGTGTTGTCATGGTGATCTTACTCTGGTCTGCATGACAAAGGGCTAGGGTCAACAAAAGCTCACCTGTAGATGGTCTAGATATGTCTCCACATTTTCATGTAGCACGGTGATACCATTTTCAAGGAGATAGAAAAATCCCTCCAAGGCATCAAACTCCTCATCTACCAGCTGGAATTGAACAGAGGGAAGTTATTAAAGGGACACTTCGGGATTTTAGCAatgagttttttttatttacttccccagagtcagatgaactcatggatattTTTACATCTCTGTGTCCAGTAGGAAGGAAGTTTGAGGTAGTTTCGGGAACCAAtgttaactagcgttagcgcgaTGACTCAAAGTCTattggtatctgctagcatgctagttagcattggctctagaaactacctctaacttccttcatactggacactgaGACGTAAATAGTATCTACATGTGCATCTGACTCTGAGGAAGTAgatcaagggcctcattgccaaactcCCAAAGAAACCCTTTAACAGTAAACTCTATAAATCTGAACAGATATTAAAAGAGGAACGTTCTGGTAGTTCTACCATCCATAGCTAAAAATGACCCAGAGCTTCAGTTTGTGACTTGATGAATAATATGTATAAAAATGTCCGCAAAGGAATACTCATAACCATGTGAGAATCCTCCAGCATAACATGAGTCATTGTGTTCAATGACTCTCTACATACTTTATGTAACAAATGCCCCTCAATGGCATCAATGTTTGAATACAGCAGGTAAACACTAGTCATATCATTTGTTTCCCTTACTTGTAGAAAGTGTAGCTTTATTTTATGGCTGAGTGATCTTAACAAGGACCGGCACAGACAGTACCTTACCTTTGGTGCAATCCCCGTCTCATGTTTGATGAACTGACTCAGTCTGGCCGTCTTCTTTGCGATGCTGTGGCTGTTCAGACGATTCATCTTATCCCTTATCGTCAGGGTTTCCGTCTTCTTGTATTTGTCGGCTGTGATGACAAGACACCAAATTCTAATATGGGTGTTCAAGAATAAGTGAAGGCAAGGGCCACAATCTATCAATTCCTCATCCTTGTCTGAATAGTAGAACCAATCACAGGGAATGATTACTAGATGGTGATCGCTAGCTCATGTTCTCACCTACTTCCCTGAAGCGTTTGTACTCATTGATCCTGCAGTTGAGGGCTATGGCGGTGCGGGCAGTTTGCTCCAGAAGAGAGTAGGCCGGGTGCCCAGGCTCTGTGTGTTTCATGACGgtctggaggagaagagggtAGCGGGCGATCCTCTGGACTGGCATCACCAGGAAGAAGCTCAGAGAGGTGGCATTCACCTCTGGCCTGTACACAACAGTCTCACTTAATCATACTTCCTGGACTTATATTGAGAAAACATGGAGGTTCATAACACAATAGAGATGGGGCCAGTTTCAGTAGTGGATTTTAATGGGACTTTAGAGACAAAGAATGGTAGGAACAGGAACGCAGAGGGAGATATGAACATACGCTGAGGACTTGATGACTTTCACTATCTCAGTCCACAGGGCATCTTTCTGCTTGTAGCTGTTCTCTAACGCTGTGACGGTGTTGTAGTTGGCCAGGTACTCCTTGTATGCCGACTCCATGTCTGTTGATAGACTGAGGAAGGCATCACCTGAAGGGGATATGAATCAAGTATTCATGAAGTGATATAAATGTACATGTATGCCTCCCATGTAGTCCTTTATCCATCCCATGGAACGTTGCTAAGGTGATACAAATGAATATATAAAGGCGTTTCATTTTGTTGCTGTTGTGTAGTCATTCTTGCAGGTTTGATCTCTGCAGAAAAGATCAACGTTTGAACACCTAGCAGTCTAGGTGCTGAGCAAGGTAAACAAATAATGGATAAAAGGAACTTGGCACTGTTGTTTGCTCCACATTGAAATATAACCGAGGCTAACAATATAACCGCCGCCACAGAGAGAGACTTCTTGTTTTTCGCTATCTAGCTGACCCATCCAAGCAGCTTGACTGCAAGGGGGACTGTATGTGTAAGTGTTGTCTAACACCATGGTGGAAAATGTACTAATAGGACTTTAATACACACAGCCATGTAGAACACATCATGACAAGCAGCTGGTATCAACAGAGGGGGTGGAAATGAGCCTGTTCATGATAGCACCATAGGATTAGTAGGTGTGGTAGTGCAGGTGCAAATATATTATTAACTACCCGGGAGTTAGAATCACTAGGTGTAGTCCAGCCAAGGAAACTGTACTGATACAGCGCTGCAATATTCTTACTACTTACATAGAGTCTCCAGGAAGAGAGGATCATGGGGTGTCAACTGCTTCTGGTCCAGGAGGCTAATGAGGCGCCCTGACACGTCGATCACCTCCTCTATGTACAGGAACATGCTGTCCAGGTTAGGCAGCTGTGGCTGTGGTAGGGGAGAAGGTACAGACTGACTTTACTGCTCACCCACCACTACAttatcccctcctcctctccatctctctatcctcctctctccatcctctctcccatgTACAATTACATTatcccctcctcctcatctctccatcctctctcccatatacaattacattatccccttctcctctccatcctcctccctccatcctctctcccatgTACAATTACAttatcccctcctcctctccatctctccatcctcctctctccatcctctctcccatgTACAATTACAttatcccctcctcctctctccatcctctctcccatgTACAATTACAttatcccctcctcctctccatcctcctctctccatcctctctcccatgTACAATTACAttgtcccctcctcctctcctcctctcctcctctccatcctcctctctccatcctctctcccatgTACAATTACattgtcccctcctctcctcctctccatcctcctccctccatcctctctcccatatacaattacattatccccttctcctctccatctctccatcctcctccctccatcctctctcccatatacaattacattatcccctcctcctctccatcctcctctctccaccctcctcccatATACAATTACattgtcccctcctctcctctccatcctcctccctccatcctctatcccatatacaattacattatccccttctcctctccatctctccatcctcctccctccatcctctctcccatatacaattacattatcccctcctctcctctccatcctcctccctccatcctctatcccatatacaattacattatcccactctcctctccatctctccatcctcctccctccatcctctctcccatgTACAATTACAttatcccctcctcctctccatccgcctccctccatcctctctcccatgTACAATTACAttatcccctcctcctctccatctctctatcctcctcccgCCATCCTCTATCCCACATATAATTACATTATTCCCTTCATCATTACAACTGGCTGATGCATAGACAGGCCCGTCTTCCACCCCATAAAATGGGATACCATCCTGTTTTTACGAGACTCCCGTTTTAAGCGTGGCCTTGTAATCAAAGACATTCGATTATATGGTAATTGAAAAACTTTCCGAGACGTGAAAGGAAATAAAGCATGGTGCTTCAAGATAACCATACCTTAGAGAGCGGTCAATTGACTGTAGTCCCAGTAGGGCCAGAGTTTTCACTGGTCAGGTTACATGTTCAGAAAACCCCTCTTAGCCCTATGCAGCACAATACCTGGAGTTTCTGCAGGTTGCTCCTGATGGTGCAGGTGCAGACCTGGAGGAGTCTCAGGTAGTTTCTCTCTGTGTAGACCAGCTCCTCTGTGGCCAGGAGCTGCCTCTGagcctctctctcagccctctcctcAGCCTTCTCTGATGCATCCTCTGCTGGCTCCTCCACAAGCACTGACACCTCTGataacagagacagatatatagggtcctcctctgtgtccgctgttctctctttctcctccattcTCAACTCTTGGGCCTCAGCTCTGGGACTTGGAGAAGGAGTATGGTTTCTGGGAGCTGGGGTTGGGGGAGCTGATTCTGCACTCAAGGGGCTCTCCATGCTGGGGCTGTCTGTCGGAGAAAAGGACGTTAGCTCCATGTGAGCCTGAGGTCTATATCCCACCCAGCAGTAGCAGCCCGTGGCAGTGTTATTATAGTGGGGCTGAATGGCTTATAGGACACATGAGGAGACTACTTTGCATTGTTGCCTGTCTTCTGAGCTGGAATACGATGTGTTCAAACGAGATGGTCCTGCTCTTAAAAAGCTGTTGCCGCTGAAGCAATTTCACTTGTTAGCAGATTTCATTCAATGTAATGCTGTTTAGCTGTTTAAAAGGCAGCCCCTGTGTTTGACTGATTGTGTCAAAGGAATAGTGAGTAAAACCATGTGGAGGGACAGTCACCGGCAGTGACTTCAACATTAATTGTACTTTTCAGTGTGGTTTGGCTGTGATTTACAACCGAACAAAAGTTACCATGTTGTATCTGTATCTAATGAGTCATAATTAACATGTAAATGAAAACAAAGACAGAACCATAACAGCCCAGGTCTCTGGATTTCTACTTTAAACATCCAATAAAAAGAATAGTCGCACTGAGCAACAACCTCACCTCAGGCTGAAAATAGACGTTTCTCAGTGAGTGACAGCAGAAAACAGCCATTAAAGCGCATCAATACCTTGAGTAGAGGACTGGGATCAGACGCAGCTCAGCTTGTGGGACAGTGgcgtgtgctgctgctgctgcgttCGATTGCCTGGCCAACACACAGAAAGACTGGTGTAACTTGTTCCACTCACTCACTAAGAGCTGGGCTTCATGTGGCATGGGTGTGTGAGTGGAGGCTTGTGGGGGGATGGGAGGGTCAGCTGGGCTGTTTGTTAGGGGGAAAGGGTGGAGGCAGGGAGGAGGTGATAGGCTATAGCAGTGTGGAGGCCAGAGAAGACACAGCACACAGCCTCTCTCTGTGCTGAATCAGCTGATTGAATGCAGCGGCCTGTAAAAAGGAAGTGACGCCTGCTCAGGCAAAAGCTCTGGCTGGCCCCCATTTAAGAAGACAGGCTGGCCCCCATTTAAGAAGACAGGCTGGCCCCCATTTAAGAAGACAGGCTGGCCCCCATTTAAGAAGACAGGCTGGCCCACCAAGTGGAGACACAGCGCCACGCCGACTGATGTTTTCTCACAGGAAGTAAAAGCTCCAAGGGAATTCAATGGCAATTGCCGCTCAAGTAATTGTCAAGTAATTGTAATTGATTTTCCGTCTGTAAGAATTTAGACGTGTCCGTTGTGTGGATGTCTCAGCACAAGACAATACAATCATTTGGAGTTTACAGTAAGTATTTATCATGAAGGTAATGCCATTTTCTCAGATATTTACAGAGGAACAATTCAACTAACTAACACAAATATTTCAGAGGCAACAAGGAACACACAAGTATTGAGGAAACTACATTTTTAACTGGTTGATTCCATAGGAATGTGAAACATTCAGGCATGTCTGAGTTGATAACATTGGAACTGGGCCAAGGAATGCTGCAGAGCTGGATTAATTACCTGCGGAGTCATCATTATGATGACTTGTAGTTTTAAATAAACTAATGACAAACTCATTTTTCATTTGAGTATTTCATTTCACAAAATTGTCTACTGTTCACAAAATATTTTACAACATGCAACATAAATAACTTACTCTTACCATACACAGGGGTGGACACTTGGATTCCAGGGATAGCAGGAAACTGCATGGCCGATGGGTGGGTCCTAATGACTGGGGGATAAAAATATCTTTCAGACTAGTAAACATCCTCCACTCTTCACATCATAATTATCTTCCTTTCTTACTGCAGGTCATGGCCCAGTTCAATGTACAGTAGCAGATTGTAGTAGTACATTAGGCCTACTACCTCTACAGATTGTACTAGATGTAGTACAGTACTAGACTGTAGAAGGATTACAGCAGTAGATTGGCTCTAATAAATTCACATTTCCTTTTACAAGATTGCATATAGATCAGTGATAGATCGGAAACATGGTATGAAGTTATATTACAACACAGTGCAATAAGATATAGCCTAGTCACATACTTAGTTAGTCACATGAAATATAGATaacagaaagagaaacagacCTTTGGCTTTAAAGCAACAGCAGCTTCTCCTCGCATAAGATGTGGTGCTCCAACTACAAGGTCAGTGCGCACACAGAGAACTCTTATCCAAGGGGATAACATTATAATATTTAATAGAGAGAACATACCTTTAGAAATTGTAGCTGTTAGTCTATGGAGGCAGCACTGTCACTTAACACACGCGCCTTGACGTCTTGTTGTGTGTCTTCCAACCCTCAATCACATGTCCCTTTTCTAAGAACAGGTTCGCCAGGCAAGGCTGACGTCACGTCAGTGCAATGCATTGTAGCctattgttttttttgtgtgtgtgtgtgtgtctcagcacAAAACAATAACATCATATGGAGTTCACAGTAAATGTTTATCATTAGGCTAATGGAATTTGTCAGATATGTACAGAGGAACAATTCAACTAACTGACACAACTATTTCAGGGGCAACAAGGAACACACAAGTATGAGGAAACTACATATCTGCTTGATTCCGTAGGAATGTTAAACATTCAGGCATGCCGTCTGAGTTTATAACATTGGAATTAGGCCAAAGAATTCTGCAGAACTGAATTAATTACATTATATATATCTGTGACGATGACTATTTTTAATTTGAGTATTTAAATACAGTAAGTAGTCTACTGCTGACAAAAGATTGTACAACAGTCTCTCGGGCCCAGTCTCTCGGGCCCAGTCTCTCGGGCCCAGTCTCTCGGTCCACAGGGGTGGACACTTGGATTCCAGAAATAGCAGGAAACTGCATGGCCGTTGTGTGGGTCCTAATGACTGGGGGATAAAAATATCTTTCAGACTAGTAAACATCCTCCACTCTTCACATCATAATTATCTTCTTGCTGAACGTCTTTGAACCCTCAATCACGTCCCTTTTCTAAGAACAGCTTGGCCAGTCCAGGCTGACATCACCTCAGTGTTTATTTTTTCTTGAGATGTCGGGTCACTAACCTTTCCATTGTATTGATTACGCCTGGTAAAAAAGTTGAATTTGACCTAACCTATATGTGCCCCAATTTCAGTAGGTTGATGGCAGTAGCCTGTACTATGGGGACATCTAGTGGCACTTGTTTCCCTGCCATAAAAATGTAATTGGCCTAAAAAACAAGATTACAAAATGATCTGAACCCTAAGGGTGGAGCCTCTTTACTAACCTATGACCTGTATAATAGGAAGTGGCATCGCTTGGTAAAACATCGGGAGCCATTGTGTGTGTTCGATATCACAGCCAAAGGTGCAGGCGACTTccaactgactgatctacaaaaaACATGCATCATAAACAACTACTCATTAGTTGTAGATCAGTCGGTCACAATTTACCCATTACAGTTTTGATCATCACGAACACAGCCATACACTATGAGCCAGATAGCTGCCAGAAGGTTGAACGTACATATTGTATAATGACTCTATGGCTGCATGCCTCCAGAAGGG
Encoded proteins:
- the LOC139581472 gene encoding rho guanine nucleotide exchange factor 37-like isoform X1, with amino-acid sequence MPHEAQLLVSEWNKLHQSFCVLARQSNAAAAAHATVPQAELRLIPVLYSSPSMESPLSAESAPPTPAPRNHTPSPSPRAEAQELRMEEKERTADTEEDPIYLSLLSEVSVLVEEPAEDASEKAEERAEREAQRQLLATEELVYTERNYLRLLQVCTCTIRSNLQKLQPQLPNLDSMFLYIEEVIDVSGRLISLLDQKQLTPHDPLFLETLCDAFLSLSTDMESAYKEYLANYNTVTALENSYKQKDALWTEIVKVIKSSAPEVNATSLSFFLVMPVQRIARYPLLLQTVMKHTEPGHPAYSLLEQTARTAIALNCRINEYKRFREVADKYKKTETLTIRDKMNRLNSHSIAKKTARLSQFIKHETGIAPKLVDEEFDALEGFFYLLENGITVLHENVETYLDHLQRFLSCRPEEFDLDMDGEKPAICYKEIITALRQWILPTFEKRMRTLVHKPLCALRELLAGPRNLISKRLDKLLDYELIEEKPSLSYDEQAVANTYKTINTLLLNELPRFNGLALTLLWGMLGAFSCLHKDLAADMEQLFQGFTQQLPGAECSSLEPNAFWEWAECSVLEGARRLESLCWNVKDQLNAPIVQPLSPGSQKRLKVLTDKHGSGKIYQLTGHVVGTRDLDLSLNRGELVAIISEMDTRGDKRRWLVDAGGPRGYVPSSKLVRYHQVTMDPPPSPHLITTMDHAGGVRRHSCTPDVRRPSCTPDTPQPRLVRTMSMTVPCLQVLAGYDFMARSSHEVSLRAGEPIRVLEPHDKKGSCDWSLVEVRGQRGYVPSNYLTVMPTSTTPTAPYR
- the LOC139581472 gene encoding rho guanine nucleotide exchange factor 37-like isoform X2, whose product is MESPLSAESAPPTPAPRNHTPSPSPRAEAQELRMEEKERTADTEEDPIYLSLLSEVSVLVEEPAEDASEKAEERAEREAQRQLLATEELVYTERNYLRLLQVCTCTIRSNLQKLQPQLPNLDSMFLYIEEVIDVSGRLISLLDQKQLTPHDPLFLETLCDAFLSLSTDMESAYKEYLANYNTVTALENSYKQKDALWTEIVKVIKSSAPEVNATSLSFFLVMPVQRIARYPLLLQTVMKHTEPGHPAYSLLEQTARTAIALNCRINEYKRFREVADKYKKTETLTIRDKMNRLNSHSIAKKTARLSQFIKHETGIAPKLVDEEFDALEGFFYLLENGITVLHENVETYLDHLQRFLSCRPEEFDLDMDGEKPAICYKEIITALRQWILPTFEKRMRTLVHKPLCALRELLAGPRNLISKRLDKLLDYELIEEKPSLSYDEQAVANTYKTINTLLLNELPRFNGLALTLLWGMLGAFSCLHKDLAADMEQLFQGFTQQLPGAECSSLEPNAFWEWAECSVLEGARRLESLCWNVKDQLNAPIVQPLSPGSQKRLKVLTDKHGSGKIYQLTGHVVGTRDLDLSLNRGELVAIISEMDTRGDKRRWLVDAGGPRGYVPSSKLVRYHQVTMDPPPSPHLITTMDHAGGVRRHSCTPDVRRPSCTPDTPQPRLVRTMSMTVPCLQVLAGYDFMARSSHEVSLRAGEPIRVLEPHDKKGSCDWSLVEVRGQRGYVPSNYLTVMPTSTTPTAPYR